In the Myxococcus guangdongensis genome, one interval contains:
- a CDS encoding DUF1801 domain-containing protein, with the protein MKKGEGQASGEVASRLIDQRILDLEDWRGETLARMRKLILEAVPETTEEWKWGIPVWSHNGIVTTGESYKKVVKLTFIKGAHVPDPTGIFNSSLEGNARRAIDIREGEKVDASAFKALVKAAVALNGAAKKKAPAVKKAAPVAKKAAAVKKAPVARKKSAVKKVATPSGAKAKKR; encoded by the coding sequence ATGAAGAAGGGAGAGGGGCAGGCGAGCGGGGAGGTCGCGTCGCGACTCATCGACCAGCGCATCCTCGACCTGGAGGACTGGCGGGGGGAGACCCTGGCGCGGATGCGGAAGCTGATTCTCGAGGCCGTCCCGGAGACGACCGAGGAGTGGAAGTGGGGCATTCCGGTGTGGTCTCACAACGGGATTGTCACGACGGGGGAGTCGTACAAGAAGGTCGTGAAGCTCACCTTCATCAAGGGCGCCCACGTCCCCGACCCGACGGGCATCTTCAACTCCAGCCTGGAAGGCAACGCGCGCAGGGCCATCGACATCCGTGAAGGGGAGAAGGTCGACGCGAGCGCGTTCAAGGCGCTGGTGAAGGCCGCCGTGGCCCTGAATGGCGCGGCGAAGAAGAAGGCCCCGGCGGTGAAGAAGGCCGCGCCGGTGGCGAAGAAGGCGGCGGCGGTGAAGAAGGCCCCGGTGGCGCGAAAGAAGAGCGCCGTGAAGAAGGTCGCGACGCCCAGCGGTGCGAAGGCGAAGAAGCGATAG
- a CDS encoding MerR family DNA-binding transcriptional regulator, whose amino-acid sequence MNIGELARRTGCSARSIRHYEKAGLLASSRRANGYRDFDADAVSQVIQVAHFIRQGFALVDISTFPPCMLREITAAICPRALELHLARLAELDQQLRTLSERRERLASALGANVRPVRAIK is encoded by the coding sequence ATGAACATCGGAGAACTCGCCCGTCGCACGGGCTGCAGCGCGCGCTCCATCCGCCACTACGAGAAGGCGGGGCTGCTCGCGTCGAGTCGCCGGGCCAACGGCTACCGGGACTTCGATGCGGACGCGGTGTCCCAGGTGATTCAGGTGGCCCACTTCATCCGGCAGGGCTTCGCGCTCGTGGACATCTCCACCTTTCCGCCCTGCATGCTCCGTGAAATCACGGCCGCCATCTGTCCGCGAGCGCTCGAGCTCCACCTCGCGCGACTGGCGGAGCTCGACCAACAACTCCGCACGCTCTCGGAGCGCCGGGAGCGGCTCGCCAGCGCGCTCGGCGCCAACGTCCGGCCCGTGCGCGCCATCAAGTGA
- a CDS encoding DUF1272 domain-containing protein, whose amino-acid sequence MLQLRPGCECCDRDLPPDAPDAFICTFECTFCADCVTERLKGICPNCGGGFTPRPRRPANKLAMFPASTVRVFKPEGCAPR is encoded by the coding sequence GTGCTGCAACTGCGCCCCGGCTGTGAGTGTTGTGACCGTGACCTGCCGCCCGACGCTCCGGACGCGTTCATCTGCACCTTCGAGTGCACGTTCTGCGCGGACTGCGTGACGGAGCGCTTGAAGGGCATCTGCCCCAACTGCGGTGGTGGCTTCACGCCGCGTCCGCGCCGGCCCGCCAACAAGCTCGCCATGTTCCCCGCGTCCACGGTGCGGGTGTTCAAGCCGGAGGGCTGCGCTCCACGCTGA
- a CDS encoding GatB/YqeY domain-containing protein encodes MRTVGDWKTRLRAALKDALRDRNAPAVAVLRETLAALDNAEAADLSVAPKAVTGVVAGGVEGLGSGDVPRRLLSPEAVEALLQKELQERRDAEALYVQLGKHEEATTLRAQVEVLVTLRAEPTGD; translated from the coding sequence ATGAGGACCGTGGGAGACTGGAAGACGCGGCTGCGTGCCGCGCTCAAGGATGCGTTGCGAGACAGGAACGCGCCGGCGGTGGCGGTGCTGCGGGAGACGCTGGCGGCCCTCGACAACGCCGAGGCGGCGGACCTGAGCGTCGCGCCCAAGGCCGTCACGGGGGTCGTCGCGGGTGGAGTGGAGGGGCTGGGGAGTGGAGACGTGCCGCGTCGGCTCCTGTCTCCGGAGGCGGTGGAGGCCCTCCTCCAGAAGGAGCTCCAGGAGCGACGGGACGCGGAGGCCCTCTACGTCCAGCTGGGCAAGCACGAGGAGGCAACGACGCTGCGGGCCCAGGTGGAGGTGCTCGTCACGTTGCGGGCGGAGCCCACGGGCGACTGA
- a CDS encoding SRPBCC family protein, whose translation MTHRAKYTPGRAAGAHIQKEAERWTLVLVRDLRHPPAKVWDALTDPEQLREWAPFDSDRSLGAVGTAMLTTVGAPKPLVAETQVKRAEAPKLLEYTWGGNDVRWELEPRESGGTRLTLWHNIHRGFIAMGAAGWHVCFDVLEGLLSGEPLGRLVGPEAMRFEGWQRLHAEYAEQFGVEVPGRPSSPRSGT comes from the coding sequence ATGACTCACCGTGCGAAGTACACGCCCGGCCGCGCGGCCGGAGCCCACATCCAGAAGGAGGCCGAGCGCTGGACGCTCGTGCTCGTGCGCGACCTGCGCCACCCGCCCGCGAAGGTCTGGGACGCGCTCACGGACCCCGAGCAGCTGCGGGAGTGGGCGCCGTTCGATTCGGACCGGAGCCTGGGCGCGGTGGGCACCGCGATGCTCACCACGGTGGGCGCGCCCAAGCCGCTCGTCGCCGAGACGCAGGTGAAGCGGGCCGAGGCGCCGAAGCTGCTGGAGTACACCTGGGGTGGGAACGACGTGCGCTGGGAGCTGGAGCCGCGCGAGAGTGGCGGCACGCGGCTGACGCTCTGGCACAACATCCACCGGGGCTTCATCGCGATGGGCGCTGCGGGCTGGCACGTCTGCTTCGACGTGTTGGAGGGGCTGCTGTCGGGCGAGCCGCTGGGTCGCCTGGTCGGCCCGGAGGCGATGCGGTTCGAGGGTTGGCAGCGGCTGCACGCCGAGTACGCGGAGCAGTTCGGAGTCGAGGTCCCTGGACGTCCTTCTTCCCCGAGGAGCGGAACATGA
- a CDS encoding LysR family transcriptional regulator, translating to MKRASLDEILAFMAVVDAGSFVAGGRAIGLTRSAAGKALARLESRLGVRLLHRTTRHVSLTDDGRVFHEHCLQVLAALDEAEASVGQHTGTPRGVLRLTVPDAFGRLLVLPVLRDYLRMWPEVQAEVSFSDRVADVIEEGYDLAVRIQATHTDTRLVSRLVAQYPAILCASPTYLAARGEPRTLEELAGHDCLFFSSRARRQRWRLREHGGAWVHVEGRSRLRLDSGEALRDAAVAGMGIAFLPGFLVDADLARGRLRALLPSVETGTVRITALYPSKTHLPAKVRCLIDLMVERWKPKSR from the coding sequence ATGAAGCGCGCCAGCCTCGACGAAATCCTCGCCTTCATGGCCGTCGTGGACGCGGGCAGCTTCGTCGCGGGGGGACGGGCCATCGGCCTGACGCGCTCGGCCGCGGGCAAGGCGCTGGCCCGGCTGGAGTCACGGCTCGGGGTGCGCCTGCTCCACCGCACCACGCGCCACGTGAGCCTCACCGACGACGGCCGCGTCTTCCATGAGCACTGCCTGCAGGTCCTCGCCGCACTGGACGAAGCGGAGGCCAGCGTCGGCCAGCACACGGGGACTCCGCGCGGCGTCCTGCGCCTCACCGTGCCCGACGCGTTCGGCCGACTGCTGGTGCTCCCCGTGCTGCGGGACTACCTGCGAATGTGGCCCGAGGTGCAGGCGGAGGTGAGCTTCAGCGACCGCGTCGCGGACGTCATCGAGGAGGGCTACGACCTCGCCGTGCGCATCCAGGCGACGCATACGGACACGCGCCTGGTCTCCCGGCTCGTGGCCCAGTACCCCGCCATCCTCTGCGCCTCCCCCACCTACCTCGCGGCGCGGGGCGAGCCTCGGACGCTGGAGGAGTTGGCGGGCCATGACTGCCTGTTCTTCAGCAGCCGCGCGCGCAGACAGCGTTGGCGCCTGCGCGAGCACGGGGGCGCCTGGGTCCACGTGGAGGGACGCAGCCGCCTCCGGCTCGACAGCGGCGAGGCGCTGCGTGACGCCGCGGTCGCCGGGATGGGCATCGCGTTCCTGCCTGGCTTCCTCGTCGACGCGGACCTGGCGCGAGGACGTCTCCGGGCGCTGCTGCCCTCCGTGGAGACGGGCACAGTGCGCATCACCGCGCTCTACCCGAGCAAGACGCACCTGCCCGCCAAGGTGCGGTGCCTCATCGACCTGATGGTCGAGCGCTGGAAGCCGAAGTCCCGCTGA
- a CDS encoding RidA family protein, with protein MPVTLLNPDGMMKPEMYHQVSIATGTRQVHIAGQVAYDAEGKLVARGDLAGQVAQSLRNVGIALAAAGATFSDVVRLRFYVVGWKPEQLSAFGAGVQQVAQELKFVPAPASLIGVSVLFEPDILVEVEATAVLP; from the coding sequence ATGCCCGTCACGCTGCTCAATCCCGATGGAATGATGAAGCCGGAGATGTACCACCAGGTGTCCATCGCCACGGGCACCCGGCAGGTCCACATCGCCGGCCAGGTCGCCTACGACGCCGAGGGGAAGCTCGTCGCGCGAGGAGACCTGGCGGGACAGGTGGCGCAGTCGCTGCGCAATGTCGGCATCGCGCTCGCGGCGGCGGGCGCCACGTTCAGCGACGTCGTCCGCTTGAGGTTCTACGTGGTCGGCTGGAAGCCCGAGCAGCTCTCCGCTTTCGGCGCGGGCGTTCAGCAGGTCGCACAAGAGCTGAAGTTCGTCCCGGCGCCGGCCTCGTTGATTGGCGTCAGCGTGCTCTTCGAGCCGGACATCCTCGTGGAGGTGGAAGCCACCGCCGTCCTGCCCTGA
- a CDS encoding alpha/beta fold hydrolase: protein MNRRDLMKTALAGAGMLPLRGALAASTERGKRPHRTFLLVHGAWHNALHWARVTEALVARGHRVVAIDLPGHGLNARFPSSYVEGATARFREERSAQADITLEDCATAVVSALEKLRQGGTKPVLVGHSVGGAVITRAAELAPQLIDRLVYLSAFCPLRLGSASAYGALPEARTGYGETLFVGDPAKLGAVRINPRGDAGYLEALRAAYYQDVPTAGFLPFALSLTPDLPLSLWTSKTGATKERWGRVPRGYIRCTQDRALAPALQDLMIREADALTPGNVFTVESLESSHSPFASQPEALAGLLDGMR, encoded by the coding sequence ATGAATCGTCGCGACCTGATGAAGACCGCCCTCGCGGGGGCGGGGATGCTCCCGCTGCGAGGTGCCCTCGCCGCTTCGACCGAGCGGGGCAAGCGTCCGCATCGCACCTTCCTGCTGGTGCACGGCGCCTGGCACAACGCCCTCCACTGGGCGCGTGTCACCGAGGCGCTCGTCGCCCGGGGCCACCGCGTCGTGGCCATCGACCTGCCCGGTCATGGGCTCAACGCGCGCTTCCCCTCGAGCTACGTGGAAGGCGCCACGGCGCGCTTCCGTGAGGAGCGCTCGGCGCAGGCGGACATCACGCTGGAGGACTGCGCCACCGCCGTGGTCTCCGCGCTGGAGAAGCTGCGTCAGGGCGGCACGAAGCCCGTGCTCGTGGGGCACAGCGTGGGCGGCGCCGTCATCACCCGCGCGGCGGAGCTGGCGCCCCAGCTCATCGACCGGCTCGTCTACCTGAGCGCGTTCTGCCCCCTGAGACTGGGGAGCGCCAGCGCCTACGGAGCGCTGCCCGAGGCGCGCACGGGCTATGGCGAGACGCTGTTCGTCGGGGACCCGGCGAAGCTGGGCGCGGTGCGCATCAACCCGCGCGGCGATGCCGGATACCTGGAGGCCCTGCGCGCGGCGTACTACCAGGACGTGCCCACGGCGGGCTTCCTGCCCTTCGCGCTCAGCCTGACGCCCGACCTGCCCTTGTCGCTCTGGACCTCCAAGACGGGCGCGACGAAGGAGCGCTGGGGCCGGGTTCCTCGCGGCTACATCCGCTGCACCCAGGACCGCGCCCTCGCTCCGGCGCTCCAGGACCTGATGATTCGCGAGGCCGATGCCCTCACGCCGGGCAACGTCTTCACCGTCGAGTCCCTGGAGTCCTCCCACTCGCCGTTCGCATCCCAGCCGGAGGCGCTCGCCGGGCTCCTGGATGGCATGCGCTGA
- a CDS encoding helix-turn-helix transcriptional regulator produces the protein MATPDDVACELAELVRLRRARDLMDREFDSPLTVESVAREAAMSPAHFSRRFRKEYGESPYAYLMTRRIERAMALLRRGDQSVTDVCMAVGCSSLGSFSASFTRLVGMPPSDYRAKEHTEDQVLPACIQKERTRPRRAGFEKHPPTR, from the coding sequence ATGGCCACCCCAGATGACGTGGCGTGCGAGCTCGCGGAGCTCGTGCGACTGCGGCGCGCCCGAGACCTCATGGACCGTGAGTTCGACAGTCCACTCACCGTGGAGTCGGTGGCCCGGGAGGCCGCCATGTCTCCGGCCCACTTCTCACGCCGCTTCCGGAAGGAATACGGCGAGAGCCCCTACGCCTACCTGATGACCCGGCGCATCGAGCGCGCCATGGCGCTCTTGCGGCGCGGGGACCAGAGCGTCACCGACGTGTGCATGGCGGTGGGCTGCTCCTCGCTGGGCTCGTTCAGCGCGAGCTTCACCCGGCTGGTGGGCATGCCGCCGTCGGACTACCGCGCGAAGGAGCACACCGAGGACCAGGTGCTGCCCGCCTGCATCCAGAAGGAGCGGACGCGCCCGCGCCGAGCAGGATTCGAGAAGCACCCTCCCACCCGTTGA
- a CDS encoding ATP-binding cassette domain-containing protein, producing the protein MTEPKHSTPAHPADRHDLIRVRGARENNLKDVSVEIPKRRLTVFTGVSGSGKSSLVFGTIAAESQRMINETYSAFVQGFMPSLGRPEVDVLEGLTTAIIVDQERMGANSRSTVGTATDANARMRVLFSRLGKPHIGSSNAFSFNIPSARASGQITVDKGEGQVEERVVTLSGGMCPRCEGMGSVTDIDLRQLYDDSKSLNEGALTIPGYNADGWQVRIYANSGFLDPDKPIRKYTKKELEDFLYKEPTKVKFESLNLTYEGLVPRIQKSVLSKDKEAMQPHIRAFVERAVTFTPCPECGGTRLNAAARSSKVKGINIAEACAMQVNELAEWVRDLNEPSVAPLLASLRQTLDSFVEIGLGYLSLDRPSGTLSGGESQRIQMIRHLGSSLTDVTYVFDEPTVGLHPHDIQRMNDLLLRLRDKGNTVLVVEHKPEVVEIADHVVDIGPGAGTAGGRVVFEGTVDGLRASDTLTGRHLGYRATLKPSVRKPTGTMKVRGAKAHNLRGVDVDIPLGVLVVVTGVAGSGKSSLIHGSVSGREGVVTVDQSAIRGSRRSNPATYTGLLDPIRKAFAKANGVKPTLFSANSEGACPTCNGAGVIYTDLAMMAGVSTLCEECEGKRFQAAVLEYRLGALNIAEVLDLPVKDAASFFGSKEARTPAAHDILKRMDDVGLGYLRLGQPLTTLSGGERQRLKLATHMGEEGGVYVLDEPTTGLHLADVENLLRLLDRLVDSGKSVIVIEHHQAVMAHADWIIDLGPGAGHDGGTIVFQGPPTELVSAKATLTGKHLAAYVGGTASSKVDAAPKRAARRS; encoded by the coding sequence ATGACCGAGCCCAAGCACTCCACCCCCGCGCATCCCGCGGACCGCCACGACCTCATCCGCGTCCGGGGCGCCAGGGAGAACAACCTCAAGGACGTGAGCGTCGAGATACCCAAGCGCCGGCTGACGGTGTTCACCGGCGTGTCGGGCTCGGGCAAGTCGTCGCTGGTCTTCGGCACCATCGCGGCCGAGTCCCAGCGGATGATCAACGAGACCTACAGCGCGTTCGTCCAGGGCTTCATGCCGTCGCTGGGCCGGCCCGAGGTCGACGTGCTGGAGGGCCTGACGACGGCCATCATCGTCGACCAGGAGCGCATGGGCGCCAACTCCCGCTCCACCGTCGGCACCGCGACGGACGCCAACGCGAGGATGCGGGTGCTGTTCAGCCGCCTGGGCAAGCCGCACATCGGCTCCTCCAACGCGTTCTCCTTCAACATCCCGTCGGCGCGCGCGTCGGGGCAGATCACCGTCGACAAGGGCGAGGGTCAGGTCGAGGAGCGCGTGGTCACCCTCTCCGGCGGCATGTGTCCCCGCTGCGAGGGCATGGGCTCGGTGACGGACATCGACCTGCGCCAGCTCTACGACGACTCCAAGTCGCTCAATGAAGGCGCGCTCACCATCCCCGGCTACAACGCCGACGGGTGGCAGGTGCGCATCTACGCGAACTCGGGCTTCCTGGACCCGGACAAGCCCATCCGCAAGTACACGAAGAAGGAGCTCGAGGACTTCCTCTACAAGGAACCCACCAAGGTGAAGTTCGAGAGCCTGAACCTCACCTACGAGGGCCTGGTCCCCCGCATCCAGAAGTCGGTCCTGTCCAAGGACAAGGAGGCGATGCAGCCGCACATCCGCGCCTTCGTGGAGCGCGCGGTGACGTTCACGCCCTGCCCCGAGTGCGGCGGCACCCGGCTCAACGCGGCCGCCCGGTCCTCCAAGGTGAAGGGCATCAACATCGCCGAGGCGTGCGCGATGCAGGTGAATGAGCTGGCCGAGTGGGTGCGCGACTTGAACGAGCCCTCCGTCGCGCCGCTGCTGGCCTCGCTGCGCCAGACGCTCGACTCGTTCGTGGAGATTGGGTTGGGCTATCTCAGCCTGGACCGTCCGTCGGGGACGCTGTCGGGCGGCGAGTCCCAGCGCATCCAGATGATTCGCCACCTGGGCTCCTCGCTCACCGACGTGACGTACGTGTTCGACGAGCCGACCGTCGGACTGCATCCGCATGACATCCAGCGGATGAACGACTTGCTGCTGCGGCTGCGCGACAAGGGCAACACCGTGCTGGTCGTCGAGCACAAGCCGGAGGTCGTCGAAATCGCGGACCACGTCGTCGACATCGGTCCCGGCGCCGGAACCGCCGGTGGCAGGGTGGTGTTCGAGGGCACGGTCGACGGCCTGCGCGCCAGCGACACGCTCACCGGACGACACCTGGGCTACCGCGCCACCTTGAAGCCCTCGGTGCGAAAGCCGACGGGGACGATGAAGGTGCGCGGGGCGAAGGCACACAACCTGCGGGGCGTCGACGTGGACATCCCGCTGGGGGTGCTGGTGGTGGTGACGGGCGTCGCGGGCTCGGGGAAGAGCTCGCTGATTCACGGCTCGGTGTCGGGCCGGGAAGGCGTGGTGACGGTCGACCAGAGCGCGATTCGCGGCTCGCGGCGCAGCAACCCCGCGACTTACACGGGCCTGCTGGACCCGATTCGCAAGGCCTTCGCCAAGGCGAACGGGGTGAAGCCCACGTTGTTCAGCGCGAACTCGGAGGGCGCCTGCCCCACGTGCAACGGCGCCGGGGTCATCTACACGGACCTGGCGATGATGGCGGGCGTCAGCACGCTCTGCGAGGAGTGCGAGGGCAAGCGCTTCCAGGCGGCGGTGCTGGAGTACCGGTTGGGCGCGCTCAACATCGCGGAGGTGCTCGACCTGCCGGTCAAGGACGCGGCGAGCTTCTTCGGCTCCAAGGAGGCGCGCACGCCGGCCGCGCATGACATCCTGAAGCGGATGGACGACGTGGGGCTCGGCTACCTGCGGCTCGGCCAGCCCCTCACCACGCTGTCGGGTGGCGAGCGGCAGCGGCTGAAGCTCGCGACGCACATGGGTGAGGAGGGCGGCGTCTACGTGCTCGACGAGCCGACCACGGGCCTGCACCTGGCAGACGTGGAGAATCTCTTGAGGCTGCTGGACCGGCTGGTCGACTCGGGCAAGTCGGTCATCGTCATCGAGCACCACCAGGCCGTCATGGCGCACGCGGATTGGATCATCGACCTGGGGCCGGGCGCGGGGCACGACGGTGGGACCATCGTGTTCCAGGGGCCGCCGACGGAGCTTGTCTCCGCGAAGGCCACGCTGACCGGCAAGCACCTGGCGGCGTATGTCGGCGGGACCGCGAGTTCGAAGGTCGATGCCGCTCCAAAGCGCGCGGCGCGGCGCTCGTAG
- a CDS encoding ArsR/SmtB family transcription factor — MESSFGIIAEPNRRSILSLLAASECSVGEIERELRMSQPSVSKHLRVLREAGFVESRVEAQRRVYRLRPEPLMEVDEWLTPFRRFWTAHVDALERHLDRMEQTSSKGKKR, encoded by the coding sequence ATGGAATCCTCGTTCGGAATCATCGCGGAGCCCAACCGGAGGAGCATCCTCAGCCTGCTGGCTGCGTCGGAGTGCTCCGTCGGTGAGATCGAGCGGGAGCTGCGGATGTCGCAGCCCTCGGTGTCCAAGCACCTGCGGGTGCTGCGTGAGGCGGGCTTCGTGGAGTCCCGCGTCGAGGCCCAGCGACGCGTCTACCGGCTGCGGCCCGAGCCGCTCATGGAGGTCGACGAGTGGCTGACGCCGTTCCGTCGCTTCTGGACGGCCCATGTCGACGCGCTCGAGCGCCATCTGGACCGGATGGAGCAGACCTCCAGCAAAGGAAAGAAGCGATGA
- a CDS encoding radical SAM protein gives MDTAFVAFIPLSNWLRGFDRYRMRYSKASIAESTFPDAFYMLREDEPWTPGLEKARRLVAKLGRAKDRVVALRARLPTSGTRAMRPNDTTGTGIGWRWPSPEVPLSGVAWVEDDGTLRPTLHEEVTAQAFQLDDTGLASWADCRPRSFSVLPVAKACQAKCAFCFSKASVSDLARQRSASLEHQLHWADLARARGAERAVITGGGEPTLLAPGQLRSLVRGLAERFPKTLLITNGARLDAGQLHALRDEGLTTLAVSRHGVTREDDARIMGLSVDSGALARAFGLRSRAICVLQRGGVDDVPKVLAYLERSARDGFHEVCFKELYVSSLSENTWAPSAANQFCAEHQVPLEVVLRAMDTGGFTQVDALPWGSPVFEGEIAGRVLRVAAYTEPSVGWERTHRRVRSWNLMSDGACLASLEDPTSELRG, from the coding sequence ATGGACACCGCCTTCGTCGCCTTCATTCCGCTCTCGAACTGGCTCCGCGGATTCGATCGCTACCGCATGCGGTACTCGAAAGCGTCCATCGCCGAGTCGACGTTCCCCGACGCGTTCTACATGTTGAGGGAAGACGAGCCGTGGACGCCGGGGCTCGAGAAGGCGCGGCGGCTGGTCGCGAAGCTCGGCCGCGCGAAGGACCGCGTCGTCGCGCTGCGCGCCCGGCTGCCGACGTCGGGCACACGAGCGATGCGTCCCAATGACACCACCGGCACGGGAATCGGTTGGCGATGGCCCTCGCCCGAGGTCCCCTTGAGCGGCGTCGCGTGGGTCGAGGACGACGGCACGCTGCGCCCCACCCTCCACGAGGAGGTCACCGCGCAGGCGTTCCAGCTGGACGACACGGGGCTCGCGTCGTGGGCCGACTGCCGCCCTCGCTCCTTCTCGGTGCTGCCCGTGGCGAAGGCCTGTCAGGCGAAGTGCGCGTTCTGCTTCTCGAAGGCCAGCGTCTCCGACCTGGCACGACAGCGCAGCGCGTCCCTCGAGCATCAGCTGCACTGGGCGGACCTCGCCCGGGCGCGAGGGGCGGAGCGCGCGGTCATCACCGGTGGAGGCGAGCCCACCTTGCTGGCCCCCGGGCAGCTGCGCTCGCTGGTGCGCGGCCTCGCCGAGCGCTTCCCGAAGACGCTCCTCATCACCAACGGCGCGCGCCTGGACGCGGGACAACTGCACGCCCTGCGCGACGAGGGCCTCACCACGCTGGCCGTCAGTCGCCACGGCGTCACGCGCGAGGACGACGCGCGCATCATGGGTCTGTCGGTGGACTCGGGGGCGCTCGCGCGGGCCTTCGGGCTGCGCAGCCGCGCCATCTGCGTCCTCCAGCGCGGTGGGGTGGATGACGTCCCCAAGGTCCTCGCCTACCTGGAGCGCAGCGCGCGCGACGGGTTCCACGAGGTCTGCTTCAAGGAGCTCTACGTCTCCAGCCTCTCCGAGAACACGTGGGCGCCGAGCGCCGCGAACCAGTTCTGCGCGGAGCATCAGGTGCCGCTCGAAGTGGTACTCCGAGCCATGGACACCGGAGGGTTCACGCAGGTCGACGCGCTGCCGTGGGGCAGCCCCGTGTTCGAGGGAGAAATCGCCGGACGTGTGCTGCGCGTCGCGGCCTACACGGAGCCCTCCGTCGGCTGGGAGCGGACGCACCGGAGGGTCCGCTCGTGGAACCTCATGAGCGATGGGGCCTGCCTCGCCTCGCTCGAGGACCCCACCTCGGAGCTGCGCGGATGA
- a CDS encoding DoxX family protein, producing the protein MTRSKRITIGFWVVTAVFCLQIGFTAYAQLSLPQVAEAFTHLGFPDYFRQELSWAKLVGVLLLLAPVPARLKEWAYAGFAINLASAFIAHRAVGDGPEAWGWVVGTSVLWGLSYFFWRRLQAAPVSAQAPVLAGGHS; encoded by the coding sequence ATGACGCGCTCGAAGAGAATCACCATCGGCTTCTGGGTTGTCACCGCGGTGTTCTGCCTGCAGATCGGCTTCACCGCGTATGCGCAGCTGAGCCTGCCGCAGGTGGCGGAGGCGTTCACCCACCTGGGCTTCCCCGACTACTTCCGGCAGGAGCTGTCGTGGGCGAAGCTCGTCGGGGTGTTGCTGCTGCTCGCGCCCGTGCCGGCGCGGCTCAAGGAGTGGGCCTACGCGGGGTTCGCCATCAACCTGGCCTCCGCGTTCATCGCGCATCGCGCGGTGGGGGATGGTCCGGAGGCGTGGGGTTGGGTGGTGGGGACCAGCGTGCTCTGGGGGTTGTCGTACTTCTTCTGGCGCCGTCTGCAGGCGGCGCCGGTCTCGGCCCAGGCGCCGGTGCTGGCCGGAGGTCACTCATGA
- a CDS encoding VOC family protein gives MTLKLTTVHLIVDDPDKALPFYRDLLGLKLIGDVSHEAFRWLTLSPPAQPDIQVVLSQPHAGRTKEDGDAIARLLAKGTLGGALFSSKNLTETFEKLRASGADVVQEPTNQPWGVRDCAVRDPAGNLIRISQG, from the coding sequence ATGACCCTCAAGCTCACGACCGTTCACCTGATTGTCGACGACCCGGACAAGGCGCTGCCGTTCTACCGCGACCTGCTGGGCCTGAAGCTCATCGGCGATGTCTCCCACGAGGCGTTCCGGTGGCTCACCCTCTCCCCTCCCGCGCAGCCGGACATCCAGGTCGTCCTGAGCCAGCCGCACGCCGGGCGCACGAAGGAGGATGGTGACGCCATCGCGCGCCTGCTCGCCAAGGGCACGCTGGGCGGCGCGCTCTTCAGCAGCAAGAACCTCACGGAGACCTTCGAGAAGCTGCGCGCCTCGGGTGCGGACGTGGTGCAGGAGCCCACGAACCAGCCTTGGGGCGTGCGCGACTGCGCCGTGAGAGACCCCGCCGGCAACCTCATCCGCATCAGCCAGGGCTGA